In Kitasatospora gansuensis, a genomic segment contains:
- a CDS encoding rod shape-determining protein — translation MSFIGRDMAIDLGTANTLVYVRGKGIVLNEPSVVAVNTNTGGILAVGSEAKKMIGRTPGNIVAIRPLKDGVIADFEITERMLRYFILKIHRRRYLARPRVVVCVPSGITGVERRAVIEASSQAGARQVHIIEEPMAAAIGAGLPVHEATGNMVVDIGGGTTEVAVISLGGIVTAQSIRVAGDELDNAIVQHIKKEYSLLLGERSAEQIKMSIGSAFALEGEKDEHAEIRGRDLVSGLPKTVVISAAEVREAIDEPVNSIIDAVKTTLDQCPPELAGDVMDRGIVLTGGGALLRGLDERLRRETGMPIHIAENPLDSVALGSGKCVEEFEALQQVLDAQPRR, via the coding sequence CTGTCGTTCATCGGCCGTGACATGGCGATCGACCTGGGCACTGCCAACACGCTGGTGTACGTCAGGGGCAAGGGGATCGTCCTCAACGAGCCGTCCGTGGTCGCGGTGAACACCAACACCGGCGGCATCCTGGCGGTCGGGTCCGAGGCGAAGAAGATGATCGGGCGCACGCCCGGCAACATCGTCGCGATCCGCCCGCTCAAGGACGGTGTGATCGCCGACTTCGAGATCACCGAGCGGATGCTGCGCTACTTCATCCTCAAGATCCACCGCCGCCGCTACCTGGCCCGCCCCCGCGTCGTGGTCTGCGTGCCCAGCGGCATCACCGGAGTCGAGCGCCGCGCCGTGATCGAGGCCAGCTCGCAGGCCGGCGCGCGCCAGGTGCACATCATCGAGGAGCCGATGGCGGCCGCGATCGGCGCCGGGCTGCCGGTGCACGAGGCCACCGGCAACATGGTGGTGGACATCGGCGGCGGCACCACCGAGGTCGCGGTGATCTCGCTCGGCGGGATCGTCACCGCGCAGTCCATCCGGGTGGCCGGCGACGAGCTGGACAACGCGATCGTGCAGCACATCAAGAAGGAGTACAGCCTCCTGCTCGGTGAGCGCAGCGCGGAGCAGATCAAGATGAGCATCGGTTCGGCCTTCGCCCTGGAGGGCGAGAAGGACGAGCACGCCGAGATCCGCGGCCGCGACCTGGTCAGCGGCCTGCCGAAGACCGTGGTGATCTCCGCGGCCGAGGTCCGCGAGGCGATCGACGAGCCGGTCAACTCCATCATCGACGCGGTGAAGACCACCCTGGACCAGTGCCCGCCCGAGCTGGCGGGCGATGTGATGGACCGTGGGATCGTGCTCACCGGCGGCGGCGCCCTGCTGCGCGGCCTGGACGAGCGGCTCCGCCGGGAGACCGGCATGCCGATCCACATCGCGGAGAACCCGCTCGACTCGGTCGCGCTCGGCTCCGGCAAGTGCGTCGAGGAGTTCGAGGCGCTCCAGCAGGTACTGGACGCCCAGCCCCGTCGTTGA
- a CDS encoding glycosyltransferase: MDAVHAFFLSHRTQVLWTAQLLSLALLAYMLFVFGRFLLYWAGSADAFRRNRPAEPGDPAAFRWHLVIPCRDEEAVVGQTLTGLRRSSPEAHLWVVDDDSEDRTRDLVLAAADRDPMIHLVQRRRPDARIGKGAALNAAYRQISDWLPAGTDHERVVLGVVDADGELATDTLALVSSGKAFGRPDTGAVQIGVRMRNADDPRPLPDRGRVANAFARALVRMQDVEFQAGNAGMQLLRRRTGSVGLGGNGQFVRLAALDALAGGGQRPWPERALLEDYESGLELRLAGYRLTHVQETRVSQEGLVSGRRFLTQRTRWAQGNMQCLRYTGRVLRSPHYTLGGKAEVMYTFLQPVVAVLLVLLFPLSLGISLATRIFFSADATTFEARYGPLMLLAFVLAALPLVCWGFAYRRTVYPNRSRLLGLLWGLALWLYTYHIFLVATRAAVRLLLGRNGWAKTRRNAEQAAAGAPTALEA, encoded by the coding sequence ATGGATGCCGTTCACGCCTTCTTCCTGAGCCACCGGACCCAGGTGCTGTGGACGGCCCAGCTGCTCTCGCTCGCCCTGCTGGCCTACATGCTCTTCGTGTTCGGCCGGTTCCTGCTCTACTGGGCCGGCTCGGCCGACGCCTTCCGACGCAACCGGCCCGCCGAACCCGGCGATCCGGCCGCCTTCCGCTGGCACCTGGTGATCCCCTGCCGGGACGAGGAGGCGGTGGTCGGCCAGACCCTCACCGGGCTGCGCCGGTCCTCCCCCGAGGCGCACCTCTGGGTGGTGGACGACGACAGCGAGGACCGCACCCGCGACCTGGTGCTGGCCGCCGCCGACCGGGACCCGATGATCCACCTGGTGCAGCGCCGCCGCCCGGACGCCCGGATCGGCAAGGGCGCCGCGCTGAACGCCGCCTACCGGCAGATCTCCGACTGGCTGCCGGCCGGCACCGACCACGAGCGGGTGGTGCTCGGCGTGGTGGACGCCGACGGCGAACTGGCCACCGACACCCTCGCCCTGGTCAGCAGCGGGAAGGCGTTCGGCCGCCCGGACACCGGCGCGGTGCAGATCGGCGTCCGGATGCGCAACGCCGACGACCCGCGCCCGCTGCCTGACCGCGGCCGGGTCGCCAACGCCTTCGCCAGGGCCCTGGTCCGGATGCAGGACGTCGAGTTCCAGGCCGGCAACGCCGGGATGCAGCTGCTCCGCCGCCGCACCGGCAGCGTCGGCCTGGGCGGCAACGGCCAGTTCGTCCGGCTCGCCGCCCTCGACGCGCTGGCCGGCGGCGGGCAGCGCCCCTGGCCCGAGCGGGCGCTGCTGGAGGACTACGAGTCCGGCCTCGAACTCCGGCTGGCCGGTTACCGGTTGACGCACGTGCAGGAGACCCGGGTGTCCCAGGAGGGCCTGGTCTCCGGCCGCCGCTTCCTGACCCAGCGGACCCGCTGGGCACAGGGCAACATGCAGTGCCTGCGCTACACCGGCCGGGTGCTGCGCTCCCCGCACTACACGCTCGGCGGCAAGGCCGAGGTGATGTACACCTTCCTGCAGCCGGTGGTCGCGGTGCTGCTCGTGCTGCTCTTCCCGCTCTCGCTCGGCATCTCGCTGGCCACCCGGATCTTCTTCAGCGCGGACGCGACCACCTTCGAGGCCAGGTACGGCCCGCTGATGCTGCTCGCCTTCGTGCTCGCCGCGCTGCCGCTGGTCTGCTGGGGCTTCGCCTACCGCCGCACCGTGTACCCCAACCGGAGCCGACTGCTGGGCCTGCTCTGGGGGTTGGCGCTCTGGCTGTACACGTACCACATCTTCCTGGTGGCCACCCGGGCGGCCGTCCGGCTGCTGCTCGGCCGCAACGGCTGGGCGAAGACCCGCCGCAACGCCGAGCAGGCCGCCGCCGGTGCCCCGACCGCGCTCGAAGCCTGA
- a CDS encoding DUF4233 domain-containing protein, which yields MRVLCSSTLIGEALLIMFAALVAMQLSDVPTATVWIVSGIAMLLCVLLCGAITRPGAVAVGWALQTGLIVSGFVLPTMFGLGLVFAALWWCSVHYGRRIDEIKAARELAEA from the coding sequence ATGCGCGTCCTCTGCTCCTCCACGCTGATCGGCGAGGCGCTGCTGATCATGTTCGCGGCGCTGGTCGCGATGCAGCTCTCGGACGTCCCCACCGCGACGGTGTGGATCGTCAGCGGGATCGCGATGCTGCTCTGCGTGCTGCTCTGCGGCGCGATCACCCGGCCCGGGGCGGTGGCGGTCGGCTGGGCGCTCCAGACCGGACTGATCGTCAGCGGCTTCGTGCTGCCCACCATGTTCGGTCTCGGCCTGGTCTTCGCCGCGCTCTGGTGGTGCTCGGTGCACTACGGCCGCCGGATCGACGAGATCAAGGCCGCCCGGGAACTCGCCGAGGCGTGA
- the folC gene encoding bifunctional tetrahydrofolate synthase/dihydrofolate synthase: protein MSDKAPQNPYTIRPGNPDPADPAGELREIETALSTRWPENKLEPSLDRMAALMDILGQPQRAYPAIHITGTNGKTSTARMIEQLLLAFELRTGRYTSPHVESVTERISLDGAPISVQKFIETYRDIEPYVQMVDAQQPIAMSFFEVLTGMAYAVFADTPVDVAVIEVGMGGSWDATNVIDGSVAVITPVGLDHTDRLGDTTGKIATEKAGIIKQGALAVVSQQPLDAAESILRRAVEVDATVAREGMEFGVIRREVAVGGQLVTIRGLGGAEYEDIFLPLHGAHQAHNAALALTAVEAFFGVGGARGGSLDAEKIRAAFSGVSSPGRLEVVRRSPTVILDAAHNPHGAEASVAAINESFAFSKLVGVIATSGDKDASGFLEAFEPILAEVVITENSTHRATPVDQLAAIAVEIFGEDRVRIEPRLDDAIDAAVTMAEEEDLGGAGVVITGSVITVGEARILLGKK from the coding sequence GTGAGCGACAAGGCCCCGCAGAACCCGTACACGATCCGCCCCGGCAACCCGGACCCCGCCGACCCGGCGGGTGAGTTGCGCGAGATCGAGACCGCCCTCTCCACCCGCTGGCCGGAGAACAAGCTGGAGCCGTCGCTCGACCGGATGGCCGCGCTGATGGACATCCTCGGCCAGCCCCAGCGGGCGTACCCGGCGATCCACATCACCGGCACCAACGGCAAGACCTCGACGGCCCGGATGATCGAGCAGCTGCTGCTCGCCTTCGAGCTGCGCACCGGCCGCTACACCAGCCCGCACGTCGAGTCGGTGACCGAGCGGATCAGCCTGGACGGCGCGCCGATCAGCGTGCAGAAGTTCATCGAGACCTACCGCGACATCGAGCCGTACGTGCAGATGGTCGACGCCCAGCAGCCGATCGCGATGTCCTTCTTCGAGGTGCTCACCGGCATGGCGTACGCCGTCTTCGCCGACACCCCGGTGGACGTCGCGGTGATCGAGGTCGGCATGGGCGGCTCCTGGGACGCCACCAACGTGATCGACGGCTCCGTCGCGGTGATCACCCCGGTCGGCCTGGACCACACCGACCGGCTCGGCGACACCACCGGCAAGATCGCCACCGAGAAGGCCGGAATCATCAAGCAGGGCGCGCTCGCCGTGGTCTCCCAGCAGCCGCTGGACGCCGCCGAGTCGATCCTGCGGCGCGCGGTCGAGGTGGACGCCACCGTCGCCCGCGAGGGCATGGAGTTCGGGGTGATCCGCCGTGAGGTCGCGGTCGGCGGGCAGCTGGTGACGATCCGTGGACTCGGCGGGGCCGAGTACGAGGACATCTTCCTCCCGCTGCACGGCGCCCACCAGGCACACAACGCGGCGCTCGCGCTGACCGCGGTCGAGGCCTTCTTCGGCGTCGGCGGCGCCCGCGGCGGCTCACTGGACGCGGAGAAGATCCGGGCCGCGTTCTCCGGCGTCAGCTCGCCCGGCCGCCTCGAGGTGGTCCGGCGCAGCCCCACCGTGATCCTGGACGCCGCGCACAACCCGCACGGGGCCGAGGCCAGCGTCGCCGCGATCAACGAGTCGTTCGCCTTCAGCAAGCTGGTCGGCGTGATCGCCACCAGCGGGGACAAGGACGCCTCCGGTTTCCTGGAGGCCTTCGAGCCGATCCTGGCCGAGGTGGTCATCACCGAGAACTCCACCCACCGGGCCACCCCGGTGGACCAGCTGGCCGCGATCGCGGTGGAGATCTTCGGCGAGGACCGGGTCCGGATCGAACCCCGGCTGGACGACGCGATCGACGCCGCCGTCACGATGGCCGAGGAGGAGGACCTCGGCGGCGCCGGGGTCGTCATCACCGGCTCCGTGATCACCGTCGGCGAAGCCCGCATTCTGCTCGGGAAGAAGTGA
- the ndk gene encoding nucleoside-diphosphate kinase: MSQRTLVLLKPDAVKRGLAGEIISRIERKAGWQLAAVELRTFDRETLEQHYAEHVGRPFYEPLLEFMTSGPSIALIVEGENVVPGIRALAGATDPLQAGPGTIRGDFATITRENLIHASDSEASAEREIKIFFPAQA; encoded by the coding sequence GTGTCGCAGCGCACTCTCGTCCTGCTCAAGCCCGACGCCGTCAAGCGAGGCCTGGCCGGCGAGATCATCAGCCGGATCGAGCGCAAGGCCGGCTGGCAGCTCGCCGCGGTCGAGCTGCGCACCTTCGACCGGGAGACGCTGGAGCAGCACTACGCCGAGCACGTCGGCCGCCCGTTCTACGAGCCGCTGCTCGAGTTCATGACCTCGGGCCCGTCGATCGCGCTGATCGTCGAGGGCGAGAACGTCGTGCCCGGCATCCGCGCGCTGGCCGGTGCCACCGACCCGCTGCAGGCCGGCCCCGGCACCATCCGCGGTGACTTCGCCACCATCACCCGCGAGAACCTGATCCACGCCTCGGACTCCGAGGCGTCGGCCGAGCGCGAGATCAAGATCTTCTTCCCCGCCCAGGCCTGA
- a CDS encoding chitinase, whose translation MRARSTVNTFLVALVAAALALVGLLLSTPGAAAAPGDVELIENGNLESGNHVYPWTCSNSSGQPDSTGGRGISLRVTPTASDNGKCTTGVTVKPNSTYALSAWVNGPYVYLGVEGGATASTWTSSTSWTKLSTTFTTGASTTAVTVYLHGWYGQSSFLMDDISLIGPGDPKPSPSVTTPKPSTSAPVTPSPSPSPSPSTSTSTPPPANKHLLTGYWQNFDNGATVQKISDVPAAYDIIAVSFADATGSAGGISFTLDSTLASRLGGYTVAQFKADIAAKRAAGKKVIVSVGGQNGTVSVNSSASATNFADTAYSVIREYGFDGIDIDLENGVSATYMGQALHTLAGKVGSGFVLTMAPQTIDMQSAGAEYFKLALNVKDVLTIVNMQYYNSGTMLGCDGNVHAQGTVNFLTALACIQLKNGLEPRQVGLGVPASTSAAGGGYVSPSVANAALDCLAQGTNCGTFKPDTKWPGIGGAMTWSTNWDAKAGGGIASTVGGHLHAMP comes from the coding sequence ATGCGCGCAAGAAGCACGGTGAACACGTTCCTGGTCGCCCTGGTGGCCGCCGCCCTGGCCCTGGTGGGCCTGCTGCTGAGCACCCCAGGAGCAGCGGCGGCGCCCGGCGACGTGGAGCTGATCGAGAACGGCAACCTGGAGAGCGGCAACCACGTCTACCCGTGGACCTGCTCCAACAGCTCCGGCCAACCCGACTCCACGGGCGGCCGGGGCATCTCGCTGCGGGTAACCCCCACCGCGAGCGACAACGGCAAGTGCACCACCGGAGTGACCGTCAAGCCGAACTCCACCTACGCGCTGAGCGCCTGGGTGAACGGCCCGTACGTCTACCTCGGCGTGGAGGGCGGCGCCACTGCCTCCACCTGGACCAGCAGCACCAGTTGGACCAAGCTGAGCACCACCTTCACCACCGGAGCGAGCACCACCGCGGTCACCGTGTACCTGCACGGCTGGTACGGCCAGAGCTCGTTCCTGATGGACGACATCTCGTTGATCGGCCCCGGTGATCCCAAGCCGTCCCCCAGCGTGACCACGCCCAAGCCCAGTACCAGCGCGCCGGTCACCCCGTCGCCGAGCCCCAGCCCCAGCCCGAGCACCAGCACCAGCACTCCGCCGCCGGCCAACAAGCACCTGCTGACCGGCTACTGGCAGAACTTCGACAACGGCGCCACGGTGCAGAAGATCAGCGACGTACCGGCCGCGTACGACATCATCGCGGTCTCCTTCGCGGACGCCACCGGCAGCGCAGGCGGCATCAGCTTCACCCTGGACAGCACGCTCGCGAGCCGCCTCGGCGGTTACACCGTCGCGCAGTTCAAGGCCGACATCGCGGCCAAGCGGGCGGCCGGCAAGAAGGTGATCGTCTCGGTCGGCGGCCAGAACGGCACGGTCTCGGTGAACAGTTCGGCCTCCGCGACCAACTTCGCCGACACCGCGTACTCGGTGATCCGGGAGTACGGCTTCGACGGGATCGACATCGACCTGGAGAACGGCGTCAGCGCCACGTACATGGGCCAGGCCCTGCACACGCTGGCGGGCAAGGTCGGCAGCGGCTTCGTGCTCACCATGGCGCCGCAGACCATCGACATGCAGTCGGCCGGAGCCGAGTACTTCAAGCTGGCGCTGAACGTGAAGGACGTCCTCACCATCGTCAACATGCAGTACTACAACTCCGGCACCATGCTCGGCTGCGACGGCAACGTCCACGCGCAGGGGACGGTCAACTTCCTCACCGCGCTGGCCTGCATCCAGCTCAAGAACGGCCTGGAGCCCCGGCAGGTCGGCCTCGGCGTCCCGGCCTCCACCAGCGCGGCGGGCGGCGGCTACGTCAGCCCGAGCGTCGCGAACGCCGCGCTCGACTGCCTGGCCCAGGGCACCAACTGCGGCACCTTCAAGCCGGACACCAAGTGGCCCGGCATCGGCGGCGCGATGACCTGGTCGAC
- the mreD gene encoding rod shape-determining protein MreD — protein MRINRILLSAVLILLALVIQVSVLGRLQLPGATPDLLLLVVVGLALVYGPTGGCLVGFSAGLLADLAPPSDHAIGRYALVLCLLGYATGLLRPDGARQRSAVSALLIVAVAAVASTLLYATVGALVGDTAARHVGLTGLVFSALLYDVLLAPFVVPAVMMLARRFDGGSVVTESEDSSGSGLGTLARYRTTREASPLPGYGRKRRIPGLAKRP, from the coding sequence ATGCGGATCAACCGCATCCTGCTCTCCGCCGTCCTGATCCTGCTCGCCCTGGTGATCCAGGTCAGCGTGCTCGGACGGCTCCAACTCCCGGGCGCCACACCGGATCTGCTGCTCCTCGTGGTGGTCGGCCTGGCCCTGGTCTACGGGCCCACCGGCGGCTGCCTGGTCGGCTTCTCGGCCGGCCTGCTGGCCGACCTGGCCCCGCCCTCCGACCACGCCATCGGCCGCTACGCCCTGGTGCTCTGCCTGCTCGGCTACGCCACCGGGCTGCTCCGCCCGGACGGCGCCCGGCAGCGCTCGGCGGTCAGCGCGCTGCTGATCGTGGCGGTCGCCGCGGTCGCCTCCACCCTGCTGTACGCGACGGTCGGCGCCCTGGTCGGCGACACCGCCGCCCGGCACGTCGGCCTGACCGGCCTGGTGTTCAGCGCCCTGCTGTACGACGTGCTGCTGGCCCCGTTCGTGGTGCCCGCCGTGATGATGCTGGCCCGCCGGTTCGACGGCGGCAGCGTGGTCACCGAGTCCGAGGACTCCAGCGGCTCGGGCCTGGGCACGCTGGCCCGCTACCGCACCACCCGCGAGGCGTCCCCGCTGCCCGGCTACGGCCGGAAGCGGCGGATTCCCGGCCTGGCCAAGCGCCCCTGA
- the mreC gene encoding rod shape-determining protein MreC, translating into MRDTRESRLLLVLLVAVAFALITVDIKGGESSPLSGARRAAASVLGPVERGAAGVVDPVAGTVRAVRDAGTHQARLDQITRENTDLRQRVASSDTASGRTKQLDELLRTAGNGGYTVKAAQVIAIGAAQGFSWTITIDAGSDDGLTRDMTVINGQGLVGRITTIAPTTATVLLASDPGFSVGTRMEGTGEIGFANGQGTGPMKVSLLNGKAQVKAGDRLVTFGSQSGRPFVPGVPVGKVVEVEATPGQLTKTVLVEPYVQFTRLDLVGVVVVPPRTDPRDAVLPPASTPAGGN; encoded by the coding sequence GTGAGGGACACCCGAGAGAGCCGACTGCTGCTCGTCCTGCTGGTAGCGGTCGCCTTCGCCCTGATCACCGTGGACATCAAGGGCGGCGAGAGCTCTCCGCTCAGTGGTGCCCGTCGCGCCGCCGCGAGCGTGCTCGGCCCGGTCGAGCGCGGCGCGGCCGGCGTGGTCGACCCGGTGGCCGGCACCGTACGGGCCGTGCGGGACGCGGGCACCCACCAGGCCCGGCTGGACCAGATCACCCGGGAGAACACCGACCTGCGCCAGCGGGTCGCCTCCTCCGACACCGCGTCAGGCCGCACCAAGCAGCTGGACGAGCTGCTGCGCACCGCCGGGAACGGCGGATACACCGTCAAGGCCGCCCAGGTGATCGCGATCGGCGCCGCCCAGGGCTTCTCCTGGACCATCACCATCGACGCCGGCAGCGACGACGGCCTGACCCGGGACATGACCGTGATCAACGGTCAGGGCCTGGTCGGCCGGATCACCACCATCGCGCCCACCACCGCCACCGTGCTGCTCGCCTCCGACCCCGGCTTCAGCGTCGGGACCAGGATGGAGGGCACCGGCGAGATCGGCTTCGCCAACGGCCAGGGCACCGGCCCGATGAAGGTCTCGCTGCTGAACGGCAAGGCCCAGGTCAAGGCCGGAGACCGGCTGGTCACCTTCGGCTCGCAGAGCGGCCGCCCGTTCGTCCCCGGCGTCCCGGTCGGCAAGGTGGTCGAGGTGGAGGCGACGCCGGGTCAGCTCACCAAGACCGTGCTGGTCGAGCCGTACGTCCAGTTCACCCGGCTCGACCTGGTCGGCGTGGTGGTGGTCCCGCCGCGGACCGACCCGCGGGACGCCGTACTGCCGCCCGCCTCGACACCCGCAGGGGGGAACTGA
- the wecB gene encoding non-hydrolyzing UDP-N-acetylglucosamine 2-epimerase yields the protein MTVSCLPSPFASFTGNRIAVVLGTRPELVKLAPLIHELGPAARLLHTGQHWDEAMSGRFLRELDLPEPELLSGVGGRPRAGQIAASLEQLDAAFTAERPGAVVVQGDTNATLAGALAANAHGIPLVHVEAGLRSHDRAMPEEHNRVMVDHIADLLCAATEENAANLRTEALDERAIAVTGNTVVEVVLRQLPDAAARAALLARYGLRADGYVLATVHRPENTDTAEALGAVLGELDALAAAGTAVLFPIHPRTRAAVERRGLQRLLERLTVTEPVGYGDFLGLARHAALLVSDSGGVQEECTVLGRPLLVVRRSTERPESVAAGFAALVRPGPELGALAAEWLSDTPERLARLAATPSPYGDGLASERIARLTLALAKPLTA from the coding sequence ATGACCGTGTCCTGCCTCCCCTCCCCTTTCGCTTCTTTCACCGGCAACCGGATCGCCGTGGTGCTGGGCACCCGCCCCGAGCTGGTCAAGCTCGCCCCGCTGATCCACGAACTGGGCCCGGCCGCCCGGCTGCTGCACACCGGCCAGCACTGGGACGAGGCGATGTCCGGCCGCTTCCTGCGTGAACTCGACCTGCCCGAACCGGAGTTGCTCTCCGGCGTGGGCGGCAGGCCGCGGGCCGGGCAGATCGCCGCCTCGCTGGAGCAGCTGGACGCCGCCTTCACCGCCGAGCGCCCCGGCGCCGTGGTGGTGCAGGGCGACACCAACGCCACCCTGGCCGGGGCGCTGGCCGCCAACGCGCACGGCATCCCGCTGGTGCACGTCGAGGCCGGACTGCGCAGCCACGACCGGGCGATGCCCGAGGAGCACAACCGGGTGATGGTCGATCACATCGCCGACCTGCTCTGCGCCGCCACCGAGGAGAACGCCGCCAACCTGCGCACCGAGGCACTGGACGAGCGGGCCATCGCGGTGACCGGCAACACCGTGGTCGAGGTGGTGCTCCGTCAGCTGCCGGACGCCGCGGCCAGGGCCGCCCTGCTGGCCCGGTACGGACTGCGCGCCGACGGCTACGTGCTGGCCACCGTGCACCGCCCCGAGAACACCGACACCGCCGAGGCGCTCGGCGCGGTGCTCGGCGAGCTGGACGCGCTCGCGGCGGCGGGCACCGCCGTCCTGTTCCCGATCCACCCGCGGACCCGCGCCGCGGTCGAACGGCGCGGCCTGCAACGGCTGTTGGAGCGTCTGACGGTGACCGAGCCGGTCGGCTACGGCGACTTCCTCGGGCTGGCCAGGCACGCCGCCCTGCTGGTCTCCGACTCCGGCGGCGTGCAGGAGGAGTGCACCGTGCTCGGCCGCCCGCTGCTGGTGGTCCGGCGCTCCACCGAGCGCCCCGAGTCGGTGGCCGCGGGCTTCGCCGCCCTGGTCCGGCCCGGCCCCGAGCTGGGCGCGCTGGCCGCCGAGTGGCTCTCCGACACCCCCGAACGGCTGGCCCGGCTGGCCGCCACCCCGAGCCCGTACGGCGACGGGCTGGCCAGCGAGCGGATCGCCAGACTCACCCTGGCGCTGGCCAAGCCCTTGACAGCCTGA